A genomic window from Bdellovibrio sp. SKB1291214 includes:
- a CDS encoding TIGR04552 family protein: protein MPQRFLFDSSSLGSVVGGHSALDIPKLNIQSLDEASAFLLSYGFDVSQQSVVEKLWYYHRRALVLMVEKLGFNDADIPELFLDPKKLGDIRQLLLYASSSDPDQVNLQRWACAILRGIHVFVHAENDLFSSFTEEIQSQILTPFQDAIFHDGATHRTYLKCSGENQEAIELLGFEVKPFKTSSSTVIKLLAKPDALAMKIFDKLGVRFVTRNLFDTFQVVRFLVRENVISFPHIMPDQSSNNLYPVDIFMQVCQELAQRLDTMDEATIQAAFDQKLNEMGDSVKFLRKENNFSGSDYKFIKFISRKLIHIKPQGSKEAFSFFYPFEVQIMDQSAHEKVLSGPSEHEAYKERQRVAARKRLFPES, encoded by the coding sequence ATGCCTCAACGTTTTTTATTCGATTCTTCCAGTCTGGGTTCAGTTGTCGGCGGTCATTCCGCACTCGATATCCCTAAGCTTAATATCCAGTCCTTGGATGAAGCTTCTGCATTCCTACTTAGTTATGGTTTCGATGTTAGTCAGCAAAGCGTTGTTGAGAAGCTTTGGTATTATCACCGTCGCGCTTTGGTGTTGATGGTTGAAAAACTCGGATTCAACGACGCCGATATCCCTGAGCTGTTTTTGGACCCCAAAAAACTAGGAGACATCCGTCAGCTGCTTTTATACGCAAGTTCAAGTGATCCAGATCAAGTGAACTTGCAGCGCTGGGCCTGCGCGATTTTGCGGGGGATTCACGTCTTCGTGCATGCAGAAAATGATCTCTTCAGTTCTTTCACCGAAGAAATTCAGTCGCAGATTCTGACTCCATTTCAAGATGCGATTTTTCATGATGGCGCCACTCATCGCACTTATTTGAAATGCAGTGGAGAAAATCAAGAGGCCATCGAACTTTTGGGGTTTGAGGTCAAGCCGTTTAAAACATCATCCAGCACTGTTATTAAGTTGTTGGCAAAGCCCGACGCTTTGGCGATGAAGATTTTTGATAAATTGGGAGTGCGTTTTGTCACCCGCAATTTATTTGATACCTTCCAAGTTGTCAGATTTTTGGTTCGTGAAAACGTCATCAGCTTTCCGCACATTATGCCGGATCAAAGTTCCAATAACTTGTATCCCGTCGATATATTCATGCAGGTTTGCCAGGAGTTAGCACAACGTTTAGACACGATGGATGAAGCAACAATTCAGGCGGCATTCGATCAAAAGCTGAACGAGATGGGTGACAGCGTAAAGTTCTTGCGAAAAGAGAACAACTTTTCTGGTTCCGATTATAAATTTATTAAATTCATTTCGCGTAAGCTGATCCATATCAAACCTCAAGGGAGCAAAGAGGCCTTTAGTTTCTTTTATCCATTCGAGGTACAGATTATGGATCAGTCAGCTCATGAAAAAGTCCTCTCTGGACCCTCTGAACATGAAGCTTATAAAGAGCGTCAACGTGTGGCTGCTCGTAAACGCCTATTTCCTGAGAGTTAA
- a CDS encoding zinc-dependent metalloprotease encodes MSFSRNILFFGAVLSILVVTGCTNGFDVNPLIEKKQAPKQIVDSFSIPGTQSAEIAAQCEKATCLTINKSSLGKIFLLISSGKTGGSTPQWYDLKPQVVSFEKSGSRLAMLGQNYNSIYEELQTQSLIQTFRIVGEDTETITFDWGRGLKSLIAQNAYDVDYGTGMNDPLTESSVPAIPVMDSYTRNIKIANNSIELNQISKIQSLQGEVAAKNKIGMETREETLDMNIQIRAYRLESKFKPKEYDASRSVGFFVTRVARASMSKDAIKLIAKWDLSEGREPITVRVSAAVPEDYVQAVKEGALYWNKVFGKEAVVVETGVDPQATPKDHSIMIRWVTWLDAGAAYAISQSDPLTGELLRAQVFLPSVFTKVGSGELVQLNGGSPVATGAIACDFTGKIQELQKITKEASTSQRLRLAQDSVRSTVAHELGHAMGLRHNFAGSFSAKATTKEIYDSAKTYLKDPNHPGIETSTSIMDYVSGIDDVLNSARIKHAALSYDKMAMDWAYSDNDEALDSKISQYCTDEDIGLANSQGMAIYGCERFDNGNNPLLRKYLDGRDEKANLVKVLFASIIGRMYPGDQPEVVNNLDAVINDTYKWGKAAIDLSFVGKALFNTSEIIGNTAAGMPALVSLDAVKSGNVLAARTGQDSAMTDLRLAHLADAAKYLQGMDGVSDKVGGYAAMLNGLLRNAQGQIDMDWFVKEVQALKNSGVMAKGKTLAGREYSLTEEQQAKILKFYSDIQADNAKIIFSAVRELLPIIQGQVKGDDGRVKVINKILPMDIVKQADSDMLGNIALDLMLASKETIDVQVGEAGAIKAQLPIPFLNSKERISLLTLLSSQGLSFPMDMKRAQVRASLAATVNEFLAQIDSSLVIDTMSEADQSALSDKLLKAGLIDATSANWIVAQVRVLQALTSLN; translated from the coding sequence ATGTCCTTTTCTCGTAACATTTTATTCTTCGGCGCAGTGCTTTCAATTCTCGTTGTAACCGGTTGTACAAACGGGTTCGACGTGAATCCTCTCATAGAGAAAAAGCAGGCTCCGAAGCAGATCGTGGACTCCTTCTCAATTCCCGGGACGCAATCTGCTGAAATCGCGGCTCAGTGCGAAAAAGCCACGTGCTTAACCATTAATAAATCATCTTTGGGTAAGATTTTTTTGCTGATCTCCTCCGGTAAAACGGGTGGTTCAACGCCGCAATGGTATGATTTGAAGCCTCAGGTTGTAAGCTTTGAAAAGTCTGGCAGCCGCTTGGCCATGCTTGGCCAAAACTACAACAGCATTTACGAAGAGCTGCAAACACAGAGCTTAATCCAAACGTTCCGTATCGTGGGTGAGGACACAGAAACGATCACTTTTGATTGGGGTCGTGGCCTTAAATCATTGATTGCACAAAATGCATACGACGTGGATTACGGGACCGGTATGAATGATCCGTTAACGGAAAGTTCGGTACCTGCAATCCCGGTTATGGATTCTTACACTCGCAACATTAAAATTGCGAACAACAGCATCGAGCTGAATCAGATTTCTAAAATTCAAAGCCTGCAAGGTGAAGTTGCCGCTAAAAATAAAATCGGTATGGAAACTCGTGAAGAAACTTTGGATATGAATATCCAAATCAGAGCCTACCGTTTGGAATCTAAATTCAAACCTAAAGAGTACGATGCATCCCGCTCAGTCGGTTTCTTTGTCACTCGTGTCGCGCGCGCATCTATGAGTAAAGATGCCATTAAACTCATTGCGAAATGGGATCTCTCTGAAGGTCGCGAGCCAATCACCGTGCGTGTTTCTGCTGCAGTTCCTGAAGATTACGTGCAAGCTGTAAAAGAGGGTGCTCTTTACTGGAATAAGGTATTCGGTAAGGAAGCTGTGGTCGTTGAAACCGGGGTGGATCCGCAAGCAACTCCCAAGGACCATTCTATTATGATCCGTTGGGTGACGTGGTTGGATGCAGGGGCCGCGTATGCGATCAGCCAGTCTGATCCTTTGACGGGCGAGCTTTTGCGCGCTCAAGTGTTCTTGCCTTCGGTATTTACGAAAGTAGGTTCTGGAGAGCTGGTGCAATTGAACGGTGGTTCTCCGGTGGCAACAGGCGCGATCGCGTGTGATTTCACGGGTAAAATTCAAGAGCTTCAAAAAATCACGAAAGAGGCTTCGACGTCGCAAAGACTTCGCTTAGCTCAAGATTCCGTTCGATCAACCGTGGCCCACGAGTTGGGTCATGCGATGGGACTTCGTCATAACTTTGCGGGTTCATTCTCTGCAAAAGCGACGACGAAAGAAATCTATGACTCTGCCAAAACATACCTGAAAGATCCAAATCATCCAGGTATCGAGACATCAACAAGCATCATGGACTATGTCAGTGGTATTGACGACGTATTGAATTCAGCACGCATCAAACACGCTGCTTTATCTTACGACAAAATGGCGATGGACTGGGCGTACTCAGATAATGACGAGGCTCTGGATTCTAAGATTTCTCAGTATTGCACTGATGAAGATATTGGTCTTGCAAACAGCCAAGGTATGGCCATTTATGGCTGCGAGCGTTTCGATAACGGCAATAATCCTTTGTTAAGAAAATACCTAGATGGCCGTGACGAGAAAGCAAACCTTGTGAAAGTTCTTTTTGCTTCTATTATCGGTCGTATGTATCCGGGTGATCAACCAGAGGTCGTGAATAACTTAGACGCAGTTATTAATGACACTTATAAATGGGGCAAAGCTGCGATTGATCTTTCCTTTGTTGGTAAGGCCCTGTTTAACACTTCAGAAATTATCGGTAATACGGCAGCTGGTATGCCCGCCTTGGTATCCTTGGATGCGGTGAAGAGCGGCAACGTCCTTGCAGCTCGTACGGGACAGGATTCTGCCATGACGGATTTGCGTCTGGCTCATTTGGCGGATGCGGCTAAGTACCTTCAAGGTATGGATGGTGTTTCTGATAAAGTGGGTGGATACGCGGCAATGCTTAACGGCCTGTTACGAAATGCGCAAGGTCAAATCGACATGGACTGGTTCGTTAAAGAAGTTCAAGCATTAAAGAATAGCGGTGTCATGGCTAAGGGTAAAACTTTGGCAGGTCGTGAGTATTCGTTAACAGAAGAGCAACAGGCTAAGATTTTAAAATTCTATAGTGACATCCAAGCTGATAACGCGAAAATCATCTTCTCCGCGGTTCGTGAATTGCTTCCGATTATTCAAGGGCAGGTGAAGGGTGATGATGGTCGCGTGAAAGTGATCAACAAAATCTTGCCAATGGATATCGTGAAACAAGCTGATTCGGATATGCTTGGCAATATCGCGCTAGATTTAATGTTAGCAAGTAAAGAGACGATCGACGTTCAAGTCGGCGAGGCGGGGGCTATCAAGGCTCAATTGCCAATTCCATTCTTGAACTCGAAAGAGCGTATTTCATTATTAACGTTGCTTTCATCCCAAGGACTGTCATTCCCTATGGATATGAAACGAGCGCAAGTTCGTGCTTCACTCGCGGCAACGGTGAATGAGTTCTTAGCGCAAATCGACTCATCATTGGTAATTGATACGATGTCAGAGGCTGACCAATCTGCACTTTCTGACAAGCTATTAAAAGCAGGTCTGATCGATGCGACTTCGGCGAACTGGATCGTGGCACAGGTCAGAGTTCTTCAAGCTTTGACATCGCTGAATTAG
- a CDS encoding lysophospholipid acyltransferase family protein: MFLKLLSYPRTLLGTLLLPIHTVFCSALMVLVTFIYPNRWLEDQIVYFWTRVACWMFGVKVVVKGFHKASKGGYLYVFNHTSFFDIFAMSGYLGSFRFGAKIELFKIPVFGWGMKRAGILPIARNRREEVFKVYKEAEKRIANGERFALAPEGTRQHTETLGPFKSGPFIFAINAKAPIVPVIVKGAAAIMPKGSFLPNWGVWTRTITLEVLPPVDTSVYTVEQRPQLQEHVRNLMLPYFPDAK, translated from the coding sequence ATGTTTCTAAAATTGCTTTCCTATCCACGCACTCTTTTGGGAACTCTTCTGTTGCCAATTCACACCGTATTTTGTTCTGCATTGATGGTCTTAGTCACATTCATTTATCCGAACCGATGGTTGGAAGATCAAATCGTGTATTTTTGGACCCGTGTTGCTTGTTGGATGTTTGGCGTGAAAGTCGTGGTGAAGGGTTTTCACAAAGCTTCGAAGGGTGGATATCTTTACGTTTTTAATCACACCAGCTTCTTTGATATTTTTGCGATGTCAGGCTATCTGGGAAGCTTCCGTTTCGGAGCTAAAATCGAGCTTTTTAAAATTCCAGTTTTTGGTTGGGGTATGAAGCGCGCAGGAATTTTACCTATTGCGCGCAATCGCCGCGAGGAAGTTTTCAAAGTTTATAAAGAAGCTGAAAAGCGCATTGCCAATGGCGAACGGTTCGCACTGGCTCCAGAAGGCACTCGCCAACATACAGAAACATTAGGACCTTTTAAATCAGGTCCCTTTATCTTTGCAATTAATGCCAAGGCGCCGATCGTTCCTGTGATCGTGAAAGGTGCTGCGGCTATTATGCCCAAGGGAAGTTTCCTTCCGAATTGGGGAGTCTGGACTCGCACAATCACCTTAGAGGTTTTGCCTCCCGTGGATACCAGTGTTTACACCGTCGAGCAGCGGCCTCAGTTGCAGGAGCATGTTCGTAATCTCATGCTCCCTTATTTTCCAGACGCTAAATAA
- a CDS encoding phospholipase D-like domain-containing protein — MASPQIIADTAYLPTLLTLLNKAQKSIDIMEYSFAIGSATGKINRKSAPFEIAETLIEIKESLGKKIRIRLYIEGHRETSARNLVTAEYLKSNGIEVVYGATHAKGFCIDNKYLLFGSTNLTQQSILKNHETNLLLTDKKAIAGFNKYFEFHWNGGGHGGVILPPPMIADGIFLDVLIDMIDRAEKSLAFSIYFFHISEIEKAFIRAHKRKVKITGLIHHHDAFALSYVRRTRGTAERLSDAGIKDLHYGPGTLFTHSKYIVMDNKEVMLGTGNWLHEDVEVHPQLYIHLKDPTLATNLTKHLQKTIRSVRKNHKEYTSSISI; from the coding sequence ATGGCGTCTCCTCAAATTATCGCAGATACAGCCTATTTACCGACACTTTTGACCTTGCTCAACAAGGCCCAGAAAAGCATCGACATTATGGAGTATTCTTTTGCGATTGGCAGCGCCACGGGTAAAATTAATCGCAAGTCAGCGCCTTTCGAAATTGCTGAAACTCTGATTGAGATCAAAGAATCCTTGGGTAAAAAGATTCGCATCCGTCTGTATATCGAAGGTCACCGCGAAACTTCGGCGCGAAATCTGGTGACAGCAGAATACTTAAAAAGCAACGGGATTGAAGTGGTGTATGGTGCGACTCACGCCAAGGGCTTTTGCATCGACAACAAATATCTCTTGTTCGGATCTACGAACCTCACTCAGCAATCGATCCTAAAGAATCACGAAACAAATTTATTGTTAACCGATAAAAAAGCGATTGCAGGATTTAATAAATATTTTGAGTTTCACTGGAACGGCGGAGGCCATGGCGGTGTGATCTTGCCTCCACCGATGATTGCTGACGGAATCTTTTTGGATGTGTTGATTGATATGATTGACCGGGCCGAAAAATCTTTGGCCTTTTCAATTTATTTTTTTCATATTAGCGAAATCGAAAAAGCTTTTATTCGCGCTCACAAACGCAAAGTAAAAATCACGGGTCTGATTCATCACCACGATGCATTTGCTTTAAGCTATGTACGTCGTACACGCGGCACTGCGGAGAGATTATCAGACGCCGGGATCAAGGACCTTCATTACGGACCAGGGACGCTGTTTACGCATTCTAAGTACATTGTTATGGACAACAAAGAAGTGATGCTAGGAACCGGCAACTGGCTTCACGAAGACGTTGAGGTTCATCCGCAACTTTACATCCATTTAAAAGATCCCACCCTGGCGACAAATCTTACCAAGCATCTTCAGAAAACCATTCGTTCTGTTCGTAAAAACCACAAAGAATACACCAGCAGCATTTCCATCTAA
- a CDS encoding TfoX/Sxy family DNA transformation protein produces MAKEPLELKWIEDLLPEEGYRRKSMFGGFAYYLDEKIILITFEAGDKPKDKINWNGCMFPVEHDSQAQALAQFPILKPHKILPKWLYLPIETEGFEEWVSDILKIALRPHSIWGSYPKQKKTSKDAKSKKPKLVINEKIDTRHPRMFSDDDPTLVLQKAKKLSDLKNIGPVLEELLHDAGIKTPQQMQKLGWQKTMVKLVKVHPKTNHSMYAYTIITALENKDFGGMSEQQKSEVRAYMKTLRDRLKS; encoded by the coding sequence ATGGCTAAAGAACCGCTGGAATTAAAATGGATTGAGGACCTCCTCCCTGAGGAGGGATATCGTCGTAAATCCATGTTTGGCGGTTTTGCTTATTATCTGGACGAAAAAATCATCCTGATCACCTTCGAAGCTGGCGATAAACCCAAAGATAAAATCAACTGGAATGGATGCATGTTCCCGGTGGAGCATGACAGCCAAGCCCAGGCCTTAGCGCAATTCCCGATTTTAAAACCCCACAAGATTTTACCTAAATGGCTTTATCTTCCGATCGAAACGGAAGGATTCGAGGAATGGGTTTCTGATATTTTAAAAATAGCTCTGCGACCGCATAGCATCTGGGGCTCTTACCCGAAACAGAAAAAGACCTCTAAAGACGCAAAATCTAAAAAACCAAAGCTGGTAATTAATGAAAAAATCGACACTCGCCACCCGCGCATGTTTTCGGATGATGACCCCACGCTGGTGCTGCAAAAGGCCAAAAAACTCTCGGACCTGAAAAACATCGGTCCCGTGCTCGAAGAATTGCTGCATGATGCCGGAATTAAGACGCCGCAGCAAATGCAGAAACTGGGATGGCAGAAAACCATGGTGAAATTGGTAAAAGTTCACCCTAAAACCAATCACTCGATGTACGCCTATACTATTATCACCGCTTTAGAGAACAAAGATTTTGGTGGAATGTCTGAGCAACAGAAATCCGAGGTCCGCGCCTACATGAAAACCCTTCGCGACCGCTTAAAATCCTGA
- a CDS encoding response regulator, with protein MYLNSKQFAELILKEKSYIKQTWLQSVRSQLVQSRRFDDATIIDSLDKYLIEVADALISSASVNQMSDFVATAREHGTTRVQLGYQVREVALEYSLLREVILLLHENGETPSAEAIKQFNRINDAGLINAVEEFLGLTVIAVERAARREAEAAQTMLSEFFMQAPEPMVILSGPNHVFKVANQPYIDFVGRNPVGKSVREAFSEEEAGGFFQILDEVYRTGIPYIGREMLFRRQSSENSSEFTDHYVNFGYYASRDCKGQINGIHAIINDVTEQVKSRKMLENAKNVVEHERKNLEHLFKQTPEILCVLKGPDLIFDFVNDSHIQVVGFNTTGLSLREAQPEAVEINDRVYDVYRTGKTLKLFEEPVTVKDKVRYFNITYAARRDLNGVIDGIMVLGNEVTNEVRVRKTLSLQRHALELAMTNAPLSNVLDVLTKTLEFQTGGNLFASILIANEQGTHLHHGSAPNLPTAYNEMVNGIPIGPDQGSCGTAGYLKESVIVQDIAHHPSWRLYKNEALKFGLRACWSFPILSSHGKLLGTLALYASEPRAPTEREIDYVSVATQTTGLILERDLEVTQKRLAAEEAERANAAKSAFLANMSHEIRTPLGAIMGFSELAKEESAKAEDVRSYLGVIERNSTQVLRIIDDILDLAKVEAGRISLEMMKFPLTEFLADFASLIGFRARENGIRFVIKAETDLPTFIETDPTRLRQILTNAVGNAVKFTSHGSVTLKVSFENSFLRFAVVDTGRGISQEQAAQLFQAFVQADVSTTRKFGGTGLGLILTKKLCQLMGGDYVLIKSALGKGSVFEASIQVKVPAEAKLMNRQGVVFKNFVEHTPNAKAGRLDGVTVLLVEDSPDNQVLLKLILENQGALITLESDGLAGIKKALQGREFDLILMDIQMPIMDGHEAVKILRKRGYKSPVIALTAHAMREEAELALASGFTDFLSKPVKKETLVSTVAKYTPKEVPRDLDL; from the coding sequence ATGTATTTAAACTCGAAACAGTTTGCCGAGCTTATCTTAAAAGAAAAAAGTTATATCAAACAGACTTGGCTTCAGTCCGTGCGAAGTCAGCTTGTGCAATCGAGACGTTTTGATGATGCCACGATCATTGACTCTCTTGATAAATATTTGATTGAGGTTGCAGACGCCCTGATTAGTTCTGCTTCCGTCAATCAGATGTCTGACTTTGTCGCAACCGCCAGAGAACACGGCACGACTCGCGTCCAGCTAGGTTATCAAGTCAGAGAAGTTGCCTTAGAATACTCCCTTTTAAGAGAAGTGATTTTATTACTCCACGAAAACGGTGAAACTCCTTCTGCCGAGGCTATTAAGCAGTTTAACAGAATCAATGACGCTGGATTGATTAACGCCGTAGAAGAATTTTTAGGACTCACTGTCATTGCTGTGGAGCGCGCCGCACGTCGTGAAGCCGAGGCCGCTCAAACCATGCTAAGTGAGTTTTTTATGCAGGCTCCAGAGCCCATGGTTATTTTGAGTGGACCCAACCATGTGTTCAAAGTCGCCAATCAACCTTACATTGATTTTGTCGGCCGAAATCCAGTGGGGAAGTCAGTGCGGGAAGCTTTTTCGGAGGAAGAGGCCGGTGGGTTCTTCCAAATATTAGATGAAGTCTATCGCACGGGCATTCCTTATATCGGTCGAGAAATGTTGTTTCGCAGACAGAGTTCGGAAAACTCCAGCGAGTTCACCGATCACTATGTGAACTTCGGATACTATGCATCTCGCGACTGCAAAGGACAGATTAATGGAATCCACGCCATCATAAATGATGTCACAGAACAGGTTAAATCTCGTAAAATGTTAGAGAATGCAAAAAACGTGGTCGAGCATGAAAGGAAAAACCTCGAACACCTTTTTAAACAAACACCTGAAATATTGTGTGTCCTAAAAGGACCGGATCTTATTTTTGATTTCGTGAATGATTCGCATATCCAAGTGGTGGGATTCAACACCACAGGACTTTCACTACGAGAAGCTCAGCCAGAAGCCGTGGAAATTAATGACCGGGTTTATGATGTCTACAGGACGGGTAAAACCCTGAAACTTTTTGAAGAGCCCGTCACCGTAAAGGACAAAGTCCGCTATTTTAATATCACTTATGCGGCTCGCAGAGATCTCAATGGTGTCATAGATGGGATCATGGTTCTGGGTAACGAAGTTACCAACGAAGTTCGGGTTCGAAAGACCTTGTCGTTGCAAAGGCATGCTTTGGAACTTGCGATGACCAATGCGCCGCTTTCCAATGTCCTTGATGTCCTGACGAAAACTTTAGAGTTTCAAACAGGAGGAAACCTGTTTGCTTCGATTCTAATTGCGAACGAACAAGGTACACATCTGCATCATGGTTCGGCGCCGAATTTGCCAACAGCTTACAACGAAATGGTGAATGGAATCCCCATAGGCCCTGATCAAGGATCCTGTGGTACGGCGGGTTACCTTAAAGAGTCAGTCATTGTTCAGGATATTGCTCATCATCCTTCTTGGCGACTCTATAAGAACGAGGCTTTGAAATTTGGATTAAGAGCTTGCTGGTCTTTTCCGATACTTTCAAGCCATGGCAAGTTATTAGGCACATTGGCTCTGTATGCGTCGGAGCCTCGGGCGCCGACGGAGCGAGAAATTGACTATGTATCCGTAGCAACTCAGACGACGGGATTGATTTTAGAACGCGATCTGGAAGTGACTCAGAAACGTCTGGCTGCGGAGGAGGCAGAAAGGGCAAATGCCGCGAAATCCGCATTCCTCGCTAATATGTCCCATGAAATTCGCACTCCACTGGGAGCGATCATGGGATTTTCAGAGTTGGCGAAAGAAGAATCCGCAAAGGCAGAGGATGTGCGCTCCTATTTGGGAGTGATCGAAAGAAATTCAACTCAGGTGCTACGGATCATTGATGACATATTAGACCTTGCTAAAGTGGAGGCCGGTCGCATCAGTCTGGAAATGATGAAGTTTCCGCTGACAGAATTTTTGGCAGATTTTGCGTCACTGATCGGTTTTAGAGCAAGAGAAAATGGAATTCGTTTTGTTATTAAAGCAGAAACCGATCTGCCCACCTTTATTGAAACAGATCCCACAAGGCTTCGACAAATCTTAACCAACGCCGTGGGGAATGCCGTTAAGTTTACAAGCCACGGCTCAGTAACCTTGAAAGTCAGTTTTGAAAATTCATTCCTGCGGTTTGCAGTGGTGGATACGGGCCGAGGAATCAGTCAAGAGCAAGCCGCTCAACTTTTCCAGGCGTTCGTTCAAGCCGATGTGTCCACGACGCGAAAATTTGGAGGGACGGGACTTGGTTTGATCCTGACAAAAAAACTCTGCCAACTTATGGGTGGCGATTATGTTTTAATTAAAAGTGCCCTGGGGAAAGGTTCTGTTTTTGAAGCTTCTATTCAAGTAAAGGTTCCGGCGGAAGCCAAGCTCATGAACAGGCAAGGCGTGGTATTCAAAAATTTTGTCGAGCACACCCCTAATGCGAAAGCCGGGCGCCTGGATGGTGTTACGGTTTTACTTGTGGAGGACTCTCCTGATAATCAAGTCTTGCTCAAGCTCATCTTAGAAAATCAGGGGGCATTGATAACGTTGGAATCCGACGGCTTGGCTGGGATAAAAAAGGCCCTTCAGGGGCGCGAATTTGATTTGATACTAATGGATATTCAAATGCCTATTATGGATGGTCACGAGGCCGTGAAGATTTTAAGAAAGCGCGGTTATAAATCACCTGTGATCGCCTTAACGGCTCATGCAATGCGGGAGGAAGCAGAACTGGCTTTGGCGTCGGGATTTACTGACTTTCTTTCTAAGCCCGTCAAGAAAGAAACTCTTGTTTCCACTGTCGCTAAATATACGCCCAAAGAAGTTCCCCGAGATTTGGATCTATAA